The Gemmatimonadales bacterium genome contains a region encoding:
- a CDS encoding DUF1778 domain-containing protein, with protein sequence MASKSQHLQIRLTPQQKAALKRLASAAGQDVSSYVLSRTLPPARLRFEELLALLRDGTERRYVLAELNDLLSALAPGELREAVAHADLAHLSPFLRNYVAAMVEQASNLKHVRPPSWTAQVGPLAIPWFATPLASMRLHLLRASPVPFKRRNLFVDAAVGDRV encoded by the coding sequence ATGGCCTCCAAGTCCCAGCACCTGCAGATCCGGCTCACGCCGCAACAGAAGGCGGCACTGAAGCGCCTTGCCTCGGCGGCCGGGCAGGACGTGTCGAGCTACGTCCTCTCGCGCACCCTGCCGCCCGCGCGGCTCCGTTTCGAGGAGCTTCTCGCGCTGCTCCGTGACGGGACGGAACGCCGCTACGTGCTCGCGGAGCTCAACGACCTCCTTTCGGCGCTTGCTCCGGGCGAGCTGCGCGAGGCCGTCGCGCACGCCGATCTCGCGCATCTCTCCCCTTTCCTGCGCAACTACGTCGCGGCGATGGTGGAGCAGGCATCGAATCTCAAGCATGTCCGCCCGCCGTCGTGGACCGCGCAGGTCGGGCCGCTCGCGATACCCTGGTTCGCTACGCCGCTCGCGAGCATGCGGCTCCACCTGCTGCGTGCCTCGCCCGTTCCCTTCAAGCGCCGCAACCTCTTCGTGGACGCGGCGGTGGGCGATCGTGTCTGA